In a genomic window of Balaenoptera ricei isolate mBalRic1 chromosome 3, mBalRic1.hap2, whole genome shotgun sequence:
- the PLK2 gene encoding serine/threonine-protein kinase PLK2, translating into MELLRTITYQPAAGTKMCEQALGKACGGESKKKRPQPPPEEPQPPQPQVQVQPAAPHHHHHHSHSGAEISRIIVDPTTGKRYCRGKVLGKGGFAKCYEMTDLTNNKVYAAKIIPHSRVAKPHQREKIDKEIELHRILHHKHVVQFYHYFEDKENIYILLEYCSRRSMAHILKARKVLTEPEVRYYLRQIVSGLKYLHEQEILHRDLKLGNFFINEAMELKVGDFGLAARLEPLEHRRRTICGTPNYLSPEVLNKQGHGCESDIWALGCVMYTMLLGRPPFETTNLKETYRCIREARYTMPSSLLAPAKHLIASMLSKNPEDRPSLDDIIRHDFFLQGFTPDRLSSSCCHTVPDFHLSSPAKNFFKKAAAALFGGKKDKARYIDTHNKVAKEDEEIYKLRHDLKKTSITQQPSKHRTDEELQPPTTTVARSGTPAVENKQQIGDAIRMIVRGTLGSCSSSSECLEDSTMGSVADTVARVLRGCLENMPEADCIPKEQLSTSFQWVTKWVDYSNKYGFGYQLSDHTVGVLFNNGAHMSLLPDKKTVHYYAELGQCSVFPATDAPEQFISQVTVLKYFSHYMEENLMDGGDLPSVTDVRRPRLYLLQWLKSDKALMMLFNDGTFQVNFYHDHTKIIICSQNEEYLLTYINEDRISTTFRLTTLLMSGCSLELKNRMEYALNMLLQRCN; encoded by the exons ATGGAGCTCTTGCGGACTATCACCTACCAGCCGGCCGCCGGCACCAAGATGTGCGAGCAGGCGCTGGGCAAGGCTTGCGGCGGGGAGTCGAAGAAGAAGCGGCCGCAGCCGCCCCCCGAGGAGCCGCAGCCGCCGCAGCCCCAGGTGCAGGTGCAGCCGGCCGCCccgcaccaccatcaccaccactcgCACTCGGGGGCCGAGATCTCGAGGATTATCGTCGACCCCACGACGGGGAAGCGCTACTGCCGAGGCAAAGTGCTGGGAAAG GGTGGCTTTGCAAAATGTTACGAGATGACAGATTTGACAAACAACAAAGTCTACGCTGCAAAAATTATTCCTCACAGCAGAGTAGCCAAACCTCATCAAAGGGAAAAG attGACAAAGAAATAGAGCTTCACAGAATTCTCCATCACAAACATGTAGTGCAGTTTTACCACTACTTTGAGgacaaagaaaacatttacatTCTTTTGGAATATTGCAGTAGAAGG TCCATGGCTCATATCTTGAAAGCAAGGAAGGTGTTGACAGAGCCAGAAGTCCGATACTACCTCAGGCAGATTGTGTCTGGACTGAAGTACCTTCATGAGCAAGAAATCTTGCACAGAGATCTCAAACTAG gAAACTTTTTTATTAATGAAGCCATGGAACTAAAAGTTGGGGACTTTGGTTTGGCAGCCAGGCTGGAACCCTTGGAACACAGAAGGAG AACGATATGTGGTACCCCAAATTATCTTTCTCCTGAAGTCCTCAACAAACAAGGACACGGCTGTGAATCAGACATTTGGGCCTTAGGCTGTGTAAT GTATACAATGTTACTAGGAAGACCCCCATTTGAAACTACAAACCTGAAAGAAACTTACAggtgcataagagaagcaaggtATACAATGCCCTCTTCATTGCTGGCTCCTGCTAAGCACTTAATAGCCAGCATGTTGTCCAAAAATCCAGAAGATCGTCCCAGTTTGGATGACATCATTcgacatgatttttttttgcag GGCTTCACTCCAGACAGACTCTCTTCTAGCTGTTGTCATACAGTTCCAGATTTCCACTTGTCAAGCCCAGCTAAGAATTTCTTTAAGAAAGCAGCTGCTGCTCTTTTTGGTGGCAAAAAAGACAAAGCAAGATATATTGACACACATA ACAAAGTGGCtaaagaagatgaagaaatttACAAGCTTAGGCATGATTTGAAAAAGACTTCGATAACTCAGCAACCCAGCAAACATAGGACAGATGAG GAACTCCAGCCACCTACCACTACAGTTGCCAGATCTGGAACACCCGCAGTGGAAAACAAGCAGCAGATTGGAGATGCTATTCGGATGATAGTCAGAGGAACTCTTGGCAGCTGCAGCAGTAGCAGTGAAT GCCTCGAGGACAGTACCATGGGAAGTGTCGCAGACACAGTGGCAAGAGTCCTTCGAGGATGTCTAGAAAACATGCCAGAAGCTGACTGCATCCCCAAAGAGCAGCTGAGCACTTCCTTTCAGTGGGTCACCAAATGGGTCGACTACTCTAATAAATATGGCTTTGGGTACCAGCTCTCAGACCACACTGTAGGCGTCCTCTTCAACAACGGTGCTCACATGAGCCTGCTTCCAGATAAAAA GACAGTTCACTATTATGCAGAGCTTGGCCAATGCTCTGTTTTCCCAGCAACAGATGCCCCTGAACAATTCATTAGTCAAGTGACGGTGCTGAAATACTTCTCTCATTACATGGAGGAAAACCTCATGGAC GGTGGAGATCTGCCTAGTGTTACTGATGTTCGAAGACCTCGGCTCTACCTCCTTCAGTGGCTAAAATCTGATAAGGCCTTAATGATGCTCTTCAATGATGGCACCTTTCAG GTGAATTTCTACCATGATCATACGAAAATAATCATCTGTAGCCAAAATGAAGAATACCTTCTCACCTACATCAATGAGGACAGGATATCTACCACGTTTAGACTGACAACTCTGCTGATGTCTGGCTGTTCATTAGAATTAAAAAATCGAATGGAATATGCTCTGAACATGCTCCTACAGAGATGCAACTAA